The following proteins come from a genomic window of Streptomyces liliiviolaceus:
- a CDS encoding AIM24 family protein: protein MKGDLFSNEYMVQPAATAGMSVQNAKSIRYAVNGEMLARQGAMIAYRGSLQFERKGQGVGGMLKRAVTGEGLPLMAVRGQGEAWFAHEAQNCFIIDIDPGDVFTVNGRNILCFDASLKYEIKTVKGAGMSGGGLFNSVFTGQGRLGLVCDGNPLVIPVSPQWPVYVDTDAVVGWTANLQTSLHRSQSIGSMIRGGSGEAVQLMLQGEGFVVVRPSEATPQKAQQH, encoded by the coding sequence ATGAAGGGTGATCTGTTTTCCAACGAGTACATGGTGCAGCCGGCCGCCACCGCGGGCATGAGCGTGCAGAACGCCAAGTCGATCAGGTACGCCGTCAACGGCGAGATGCTGGCCCGGCAGGGCGCGATGATCGCCTACCGGGGCAGTCTGCAGTTCGAGCGCAAGGGCCAGGGTGTCGGCGGCATGCTCAAGCGTGCGGTCACCGGCGAGGGACTGCCGCTCATGGCGGTGCGCGGGCAGGGCGAGGCGTGGTTCGCGCACGAGGCGCAGAACTGCTTCATCATCGACATCGACCCCGGTGACGTCTTCACCGTCAACGGCCGCAACATCCTGTGCTTCGACGCCTCGTTGAAGTACGAGATCAAGACGGTGAAGGGCGCGGGCATGTCCGGCGGCGGACTGTTCAACAGCGTCTTCACCGGACAGGGCAGGCTCGGACTGGTCTGCGACGGCAACCCGCTGGTCATCCCGGTCTCACCGCAGTGGCCGGTGTACGTCGACACGGACGCGGTGGTCGGCTGGACGGCCAACCTCCAGACCTCGCTGCACCGTTCGCAGTCCATCGGCTCGATGATCCGCGGCGGCTCGGGCGAGGCCGTGCAGTTGATGCTCCAGGGGGAGGGATTCGTCGTCGTGAGGCCGAGCGAGGCCACACCGCAGAAGGCTCAGCAGCACTGA
- a CDS encoding TetR/AcrR family transcriptional regulator produces MRADARKNRDHVLAVAGAAIAEQGVDVSLRDIARKADVGLATLLRHFPTREALLEALLHTSFEELTAKADALETSDSPEDALVAWLRDCVGWTTEYRGVTVLMAAAIEDTGSALHASCVTLRAAGARLLTRAQAVGAARSDLDGTDLFALIAALAWLGDQPALASRAGHLFDVVADAVLTGTGAGAAPGGGATKGGS; encoded by the coding sequence GTGCGCGCCGACGCCAGGAAGAACCGCGACCATGTGCTCGCGGTGGCGGGCGCCGCCATCGCCGAGCAGGGTGTCGACGTGTCGCTGCGCGACATCGCACGCAAGGCGGACGTCGGGCTCGCGACGCTGCTCCGCCACTTCCCGACGCGTGAGGCGCTCCTCGAAGCCCTGCTCCACACGAGCTTCGAGGAACTGACCGCGAAGGCCGACGCCCTCGAAACGTCGGACTCGCCCGAGGACGCCCTCGTGGCGTGGCTGCGCGACTGCGTCGGATGGACCACCGAGTACCGGGGCGTGACCGTGCTGATGGCCGCCGCAATCGAGGACACCGGGTCCGCGCTCCACGCCTCGTGCGTCACCCTGCGCGCGGCGGGTGCGCGGCTCCTCACCCGCGCCCAGGCCGTGGGCGCGGCGCGGAGCGACCTCGACGGCACCGATCTGTTCGCGCTGATCGCGGCGCTCGCCTGGCTCGGCGACCAGCCCGCGCTCGCGTCACGCGCCGGTCACCTCTTCGACGTGGTCGCGGACGCGGTCCTGACGGGTACGGGTGCGGGTGCGGCGCCGGGCGGCGGCGCCACGAAGGGCGGTTCCTAG
- a CDS encoding NADP-dependent oxidoreductase produces the protein MRAIRLHEHGGPEVLRHDEVPVPEPGPGEVLVRVHAVGVNPPDWYLRGGLTSVPGEPDSTISLPVIPGTDVSGVVEAVAADVTGLAVGDEVFGLLRFPSFDGRAYAEYVAARASDLARKPAGVDHVHAAGAPMAGLTAWQFLIDVGHDHPSLFQEERHRPTALGPGTTVVVNGAAGGVGHFAVQLAKWKGAQVVAVASGAHEAFLTGLGADRFIDYTTSRPEDLVHDADLVLDTVGGPRSSRFLRTLKRGGAHFPVFLGEFDDEEVAKLGVTVSTAQVRSDGAQLAELGRLLDAGTVRVEIDSTYALADARAAHERAARGHIRGKIVLTVAP, from the coding sequence ATGAGGGCGATCCGGCTGCACGAGCACGGCGGCCCCGAAGTGCTGCGCCACGACGAGGTGCCGGTGCCCGAGCCGGGACCGGGCGAGGTGCTCGTCCGGGTGCACGCGGTCGGCGTCAATCCGCCGGACTGGTACCTGCGCGGCGGACTGACCAGCGTGCCCGGCGAGCCGGATTCGACGATCAGCCTGCCGGTGATCCCGGGGACGGACGTCTCGGGCGTCGTCGAGGCCGTCGCCGCGGACGTGACCGGCCTCGCCGTGGGCGACGAGGTCTTCGGGCTGCTGCGGTTCCCGAGCTTCGACGGCCGCGCGTACGCCGAGTACGTGGCCGCCCGCGCCTCGGATCTCGCGCGCAAGCCGGCCGGTGTCGACCATGTGCACGCCGCCGGGGCGCCCATGGCCGGGCTGACGGCATGGCAGTTCCTGATCGACGTCGGACACGATCATCCGTCGCTCTTCCAGGAGGAGCGGCACCGCCCGACGGCACTGGGCCCCGGCACGACGGTGGTCGTCAACGGCGCCGCGGGCGGTGTGGGGCACTTCGCGGTGCAGCTGGCGAAGTGGAAGGGGGCGCAGGTCGTCGCGGTGGCCTCGGGCGCGCACGAGGCGTTCCTGACCGGGCTGGGCGCCGACCGGTTCATCGACTACACCACGAGTCGTCCCGAGGACCTCGTCCACGACGCCGACCTCGTCCTCGACACCGTCGGCGGTCCCCGCAGCAGCCGTTTCCTGCGCACGCTCAAGCGCGGCGGCGCCCACTTCCCGGTGTTCCTCGGCGAGTTCGACGACGAGGAGGTCGCGAAGCTGGGCGTCACGGTCTCGACCGCCCAGGTCCGCTCGGACGGCGCGCAACTCGCTGAACTGGGGCGCCTGCTCGACGCGGGCACGGTGCGCGTCGAGATCGACAGCACGTACGCGCTCGCGGACGCCCGCGCCGCGCACGAACGGGCCGCCCGAGGACACATCCGGGGCAAGATCGTGCTCACCGTGGCTCCATGA
- a CDS encoding ABC transporter ATP-binding protein, which yields MPQSQPSDPAATPSWRLLLAYVRPYRWTLLLGAVLSLLTGAAGLALPLVARTLIDDLGHDRAITGALLAMSGLVVANAMIGALGSYVLRYTAESVVLGARRGLVSHLLRLRISAVDKSEPGDLMARITSDTTLLREVTTDSLVGLGTGGLTLLATLVMMGFVDPVLTAVTLGVVVGAGTVIGVIVPRINKASRRAQDAVGAMGASLERTLGALRTIKASGAEHREERIVHAAAEESWRQSVRAAKWSALAGNTAGLSMQIAFITVLAVGGARVATGAVDIGTLVAFLLYVFYLMSPIQQVVGAVAQYQTGSAALARIEEARRLPAEPATEPAPLPGPGAEPASIAFEDVRFRYAEDLPYVHHGVTFAVPPRGMTAFVGPSGAGKTTVFSLIERFYDPDRGTIALDGRDLTDWDVSGLRSAIGYVEQDAPVLSGSLRDNLLLGNPDADEDELLRALRTTRLDALVEKLPKGVDTLVGHRGTKLSGGERQRVAIARALLRRPRLLLLDEATSQLDAVNEAALRDTVAEVARTTTVLVVAHRLSTVTMADRIVVMDAGRVRAVGTHRELVAGDPLYAELAATQFLAADDDARAPESV from the coding sequence GTGCCGCAGTCCCAGCCGTCCGACCCGGCAGCCACACCGTCGTGGCGGCTGCTCCTCGCCTACGTACGCCCGTACCGCTGGACGCTGTTGCTCGGTGCCGTGCTGTCGCTGCTGACCGGGGCCGCCGGGCTCGCGCTGCCGCTGGTCGCCAGGACGCTGATCGACGACCTGGGGCACGACCGGGCGATCACCGGCGCGCTGCTGGCCATGTCGGGGCTCGTCGTCGCCAACGCCATGATCGGCGCGCTGGGTTCGTACGTGCTGCGGTACACCGCCGAGTCCGTCGTGCTCGGGGCGCGGCGGGGGCTCGTCTCGCATCTGCTGCGCCTGCGGATATCCGCCGTCGACAAGAGCGAGCCCGGGGACCTGATGGCCCGGATCACCTCGGACACCACCCTGCTGCGGGAGGTCACCACCGACTCGCTGGTCGGGCTCGGCACGGGCGGGCTCACCCTGCTCGCGACACTGGTGATGATGGGGTTCGTCGACCCGGTCCTGACAGCCGTCACGCTGGGGGTGGTCGTCGGGGCGGGCACGGTGATCGGGGTGATCGTGCCGCGCATCAACAAGGCCAGCCGGCGCGCCCAGGACGCGGTCGGGGCCATGGGCGCCTCGCTGGAGCGGACCCTGGGCGCGCTGCGCACCATCAAGGCGTCCGGCGCCGAGCACCGCGAGGAGCGGATCGTGCACGCGGCTGCCGAGGAGTCCTGGCGGCAGAGCGTGCGGGCCGCCAAGTGGTCGGCGCTGGCGGGGAACACGGCCGGACTCTCCATGCAGATCGCGTTCATCACCGTCCTCGCCGTCGGCGGCGCGCGGGTCGCGACCGGGGCCGTCGACATCGGCACACTCGTCGCCTTCCTGCTGTACGTCTTCTACCTGATGTCGCCGATCCAGCAGGTCGTCGGAGCGGTCGCCCAGTACCAGACAGGATCGGCCGCCCTGGCCCGCATCGAGGAGGCGCGCCGGCTGCCCGCCGAACCGGCCACCGAGCCCGCGCCCCTGCCAGGTCCCGGCGCCGAACCGGCCTCCATAGCCTTCGAGGACGTCCGCTTCCGGTACGCCGAGGACCTGCCCTACGTCCACCACGGCGTGACCTTCGCCGTACCCCCGCGCGGCATGACCGCCTTCGTGGGGCCGTCGGGCGCGGGCAAGACCACCGTGTTCTCGCTCATCGAGCGGTTCTACGACCCCGACCGGGGGACCATCGCGCTGGACGGCCGCGACCTCACCGACTGGGACGTCTCCGGGCTCCGGTCGGCCATCGGCTATGTCGAGCAGGACGCGCCCGTCCTCTCCGGCAGCCTCCGCGACAACCTCCTGCTCGGCAACCCCGACGCCGACGAGGACGAACTGCTGCGCGCGCTCAGGACGACCCGGCTCGACGCGCTCGTCGAGAAGCTGCCGAAGGGGGTGGACACGCTCGTCGGCCACCGCGGCACCAAGCTCTCCGGCGGTGAGCGCCAGCGCGTGGCCATCGCCCGCGCCCTGCTGCGACGGCCCCGGCTGCTGCTCCTCGACGAGGCCACCAGCCAGCTCGACGCCGTCAACGAGGCCGCGCTGCGCGACACGGTCGCCGAGGTCGCCCGGACCACCACGGTCCTGGTCGTCGCCCACCGGCTGTCCACCGTCACCATGGCCGACCGCATCGTCGTCATGGACGCCGGGCGGGTACGGGCCGTGGGCACCCACCGCGAACTCGTCGCGGGCGACCCGCTGTACGCCGAACTCGCCGCCACGCAGTTCCTCGCGGCCGACGACGACGCGCGTGCGCCGGAGAGCGTCTGA